The DNA window CCTGCCCATTGCGCTGGAGGTGTCTACCGACTGGCCGCCCAGGTCCACGAGGTGCAGGGCTACTCCGGCCCGGTCCCAAGCGGCTGTGACTTGCAGGCAGTCGGAAGCGTCGCGGAACAGACGGTCCAGCTTGTAGACTACGACAGCCCCGACCTTGCCGCGGCGAACGAGGTCCAGCAGGTGCGCTCCGCCGTCGCGTGTCGCGAGAGGCTTGCCTGCGCTCACCCCTGCGTCTATGACGACCTCGGCCAGCTCCAGGCCGCGCATGGTGCAGTATGCTCGCAGCGTCGCCTCCTGCGCGTCCAGGGAGACCCCCTCTGTGGCCTGCTCTTCGGTGGAGACTCTCACGTAGCCTATGGCCTGCATTGCGCTTCCCCCTTGGTTGACTGTATACGTAGTGTATACCCGTCCGTATACCTTGTCAAGGGGATTTTGTTACCGTGGGGTCCCTCGGTAACAGATCGCCGGTCAGTCGGCCTGCCCCGCACACCTCACCACAGCCGCCCCCAGCCGCCGCGCCCGGAAGTCCTGCAGCCACTCCGTCAGCTCGCCCAGGTCTCCACAGAGCCGCGTTCCGTCGGGGTGGACGAGGT is part of the Chloroflexi bacterium ADurb.Bin180 genome and encodes:
- the hin gene encoding DNA-invertase hin, producing MQAIGYVRVSTEEQATEGVSLDAQEATLRAYCTMRGLELAEVVIDAGVSAGKPLATRDGGAHLLDLVRRGKVGAVVVYKLDRLFRDASDCLQVTAAWDRAGVALHLVDLGGQSVDTSSAMGRFFLTIMAGAAELERNVIRERTSAAMQHKAARREYTGGQVPYGWTLGADGIHLEANEAEQAIIAAAKTLREQGLSLRKVGETLAAEGMLPRSGGEWHAKTVRDLLNAEVA